The Ochrobactrum quorumnocens genome has a segment encoding these proteins:
- a CDS encoding TonB-dependent siderophore receptor, with protein MKYVIVGQWNACKGPRGLYARLATLLVASTAIGICCIETAFSEEQTVSTTILGTITIGGDSESLTGPDDSIIAKRSKAASKTNTSLLETPQAVSVVTRQQMDAQSADTVPQALRYTPGVLSEANGYDIRYDWLHIRGYNTYGTIWMDGLALPGDPSSYATPSVNPYALERIEVIKGPASVLYGRTMPGGLVNYVSKSPQATPHNEVVIGTSAFGGIQTSVDSTGPVTKNGDWQYRFVGQWRNMHTQIDQERDRALMFSPSLTWSPSTETSLTLSGYYQRDRAIFNPRFYPAVGTLLPNPHGQIPRDLYLGDPEANEFNRDFYTLGYEFSHDFNETWSVRQNLRYSRSSQDMFLVLVNPAFAYQPDGHTLNRASGASDDRLTSFTVDTQAEARFNTGEIDHTVLLGLEYLRATSDRNFGNTTAGVPPIDYLNPVYGGVSIPYPAYSTSALQKQQQLGVYVQDQVRYDRWVGTLGLRYDQSEISTFNRRATPDKAYVENSEGQISGRAGLTYLFDNGLAPYVSYSTTFTPLLGVDAFDEPYKAQRAGQIEVGVKYEPLGSNGMIAVSFYNLDIKNALTPYLTTGVQTGYVQSGKQRVRGVEVEGKFELTREIELLGSYAYSDSEILESNLAVERGREILRLPEHQASVWAKYSPIWASGLSVSAGVRGWSSYQTDSKYLEKLRIPGQMLVDLGVEMDFGKVRKELDGMTLRVNATNLFDRKYVSHCLNDTGGSCNYGAGRAVNASLKYRW; from the coding sequence GTGAAATATGTTATCGTCGGTCAGTGGAACGCCTGCAAAGGACCAAGAGGATTATACGCACGGCTGGCGACGCTTCTTGTCGCTTCCACTGCGATTGGCATCTGTTGTATTGAAACGGCATTCTCTGAGGAACAGACAGTAAGTACGACGATACTGGGTACAATCACAATTGGCGGTGACAGTGAAAGCCTGACTGGACCTGATGATTCAATCATCGCTAAGCGAAGCAAGGCGGCTTCTAAAACTAACACGTCGCTTCTGGAAACGCCCCAGGCAGTCAGTGTCGTAACGCGTCAGCAAATGGATGCCCAAAGCGCCGACACGGTTCCGCAAGCGTTGCGTTATACGCCCGGTGTTCTTTCTGAAGCAAATGGTTACGACATACGATACGACTGGCTTCATATCAGGGGCTACAACACCTATGGCACAATTTGGATGGATGGCCTGGCACTTCCGGGAGATCCGAGCAGTTATGCAACACCAAGCGTGAATCCTTATGCCCTCGAAAGAATCGAGGTAATCAAAGGACCTGCTTCGGTGCTTTATGGTCGAACAATGCCAGGTGGTCTCGTAAATTACGTGAGCAAGTCTCCGCAGGCCACGCCGCATAATGAAGTTGTCATCGGCACCTCAGCTTTTGGTGGCATCCAGACTTCGGTGGATTCAACAGGGCCAGTTACGAAAAACGGCGATTGGCAGTACCGGTTTGTCGGTCAATGGCGCAATATGCATACGCAGATTGATCAGGAGCGCGATCGTGCTCTGATGTTTTCGCCGAGCCTGACCTGGAGCCCTTCCACGGAAACTTCGCTGACGCTATCTGGTTACTATCAGCGGGACCGTGCAATCTTCAATCCTCGATTTTACCCTGCGGTGGGAACATTGCTGCCCAATCCCCACGGCCAGATACCGCGTGATCTTTATCTGGGTGATCCAGAAGCAAATGAATTCAATCGGGATTTTTACACGCTAGGCTACGAATTTTCCCATGACTTCAACGAAACCTGGAGCGTGAGACAGAACCTGCGATATAGCCGGTCCTCACAGGATATGTTCCTCGTGCTCGTTAATCCGGCATTTGCGTATCAGCCGGATGGACATACGCTTAACCGCGCGTCAGGTGCTTCCGACGATAGACTGACATCGTTTACCGTCGATACTCAAGCTGAAGCACGTTTCAATACCGGAGAAATTGATCACACGGTGCTTCTCGGTCTCGAATACTTGCGCGCCACTTCAGACCGCAATTTCGGTAACACGACCGCAGGCGTTCCTCCAATAGACTATCTCAATCCCGTCTATGGTGGGGTATCCATTCCCTATCCTGCTTATTCGACTTCAGCATTGCAAAAACAGCAGCAACTGGGGGTATATGTGCAAGATCAGGTACGTTACGATCGCTGGGTGGGAACGCTGGGTCTACGTTATGATCAATCAGAAATATCGACCTTCAATCGCCGTGCAACACCAGATAAGGCATATGTTGAGAACAGCGAAGGCCAGATTTCTGGGCGCGCAGGTCTAACTTATTTGTTTGACAACGGCCTAGCCCCTTATGTGAGTTATTCAACCACATTCACGCCTTTACTCGGCGTTGATGCGTTTGATGAGCCCTACAAAGCCCAGCGCGCCGGTCAAATCGAGGTTGGTGTGAAATATGAGCCCTTGGGGAGTAACGGTATGATCGCCGTTTCGTTCTACAATCTTGATATTAAAAACGCGCTGACCCCTTATCTGACTACTGGGGTACAGACTGGCTACGTGCAGTCAGGAAAACAACGGGTTCGTGGAGTCGAGGTTGAAGGCAAGTTTGAGCTTACACGCGAGATTGAACTTCTTGGATCCTACGCGTACTCGGACTCAGAAATACTGGAATCCAATCTGGCTGTCGAACGGGGTCGCGAAATCCTCCGTTTGCCTGAACATCAGGCAAGCGTCTGGGCTAAATACAGCCCTATCTGGGCTTCTGGTCTTTCGGTGAGTGCGGGCGTGCGCGGCTGGTCATCCTATCAGACCGACAGCAAGTATCTAGAGAAATTACGTATCCCGGGGCAAATGCTTGTTGATCTCGGTGTCGAAATGGACTTCGGTAAAGTGAGAAAAGAGCTTGATGGCATGACACTGCGCGTCAACGCGACCAACCTGTTTGACCGTAAATATGTCTCTCACTGTCTAAATGACACCGGCGGCAGCTGTAACTATGGAGCAGGACGTGCTGTCAACGCCAGCCTGAAATACCGTTGGTAG
- a CDS encoding ABC transporter substrate-binding protein has translation MGTHVRAILTRLLLIIGILPIFLLADLMGPVREATAQIVLEDAAGREVRLNAPAKRIVFNESLLLLSLALIENDPVSRIAGWANPQRIDKGVYASFHKLFPEIDNIATVGALQPTDTSVESILSASPDLFVINQWQAGWEDTVELLNAAGVPVIFLDGPVNDKRNPLESTAFSVELLGKAIGRVKQAGEYTAFVRQRYRSITERLKNVSEHPKVLVDGFANATCCSTPGQNNRMTQNIVLAGAVSIGADVVSAYEGRLSPEYVLETDPQIYIATGAPNLSPDTSLIVGGGVSKETALASLRNVVFNSIRRNLTAVSERRAFGISHQVSISALNVLIFECFAKWAHPEIFADIDPNATLAEINRRFLAVPIEGTFWVGLDDEMTKIEPVAQ, from the coding sequence TTGGGCACCCATGTTCGCGCAATTCTCACACGATTATTGCTTATCATCGGGATTCTGCCGATTTTTCTTTTGGCTGATCTTATGGGGCCAGTTCGAGAGGCGACAGCGCAGATCGTGCTTGAGGATGCTGCGGGGCGGGAGGTTCGGCTGAACGCTCCCGCAAAACGAATTGTTTTTAACGAGAGCCTGCTTCTTCTTTCATTAGCTTTGATCGAAAACGATCCTGTTTCGAGGATCGCAGGGTGGGCAAATCCGCAGCGGATCGATAAGGGGGTGTATGCTTCTTTCCACAAGCTATTTCCGGAGATCGATAACATCGCAACAGTAGGTGCGCTACAGCCAACCGATACTTCGGTCGAGAGTATCCTCAGCGCGTCGCCAGATCTGTTTGTGATCAACCAGTGGCAAGCGGGTTGGGAAGATACAGTTGAACTGCTCAATGCGGCCGGAGTCCCCGTGATATTTCTGGACGGGCCAGTCAATGACAAGCGAAACCCCTTGGAATCTACGGCGTTCTCCGTTGAACTACTCGGAAAGGCGATCGGGCGTGTAAAACAAGCCGGGGAATATACGGCGTTCGTGCGCCAGCGGTATAGATCGATTACCGAGCGTCTAAAAAATGTTTCAGAGCACCCAAAAGTGCTGGTTGACGGTTTTGCTAATGCCACGTGCTGTTCCACGCCTGGGCAAAACAATCGAATGACCCAAAACATTGTCTTGGCCGGAGCAGTGAGTATCGGTGCAGACGTGGTTTCTGCCTATGAAGGCAGACTCAGTCCAGAATACGTGCTTGAAACTGACCCACAGATTTACATTGCGACAGGCGCACCAAACTTATCGCCAGACACGAGTTTGATTGTAGGGGGCGGTGTTTCCAAGGAAACCGCGCTCGCATCACTTCGCAATGTCGTTTTCAACAGTATTCGTCGCAATCTTACAGCGGTGAGTGAACGACGCGCTTTCGGTATATCGCATCAGGTGTCTATTTCGGCACTGAATGTTTTGATATTCGAGTGCTTTGCGAAATGGGCGCATCCAGAAATATTTGCAGACATTGATCCCAATGCGACGCTTGCCGAAATAAATCGGCGCTTTCTCGCGGTGCCGATAGAGGGAACATTTTGGGTGGGCCTTGACGACGAAATGACAAAAATCGAGCCCGTAGCTCAATGA
- a CDS encoding LysR family transcriptional regulator: protein MDRIDLFRIFTRVVECSSFTRAANTLSIPRSSVSAAIQELEGRIGTRLLHRTTRKVSPTHDGEAFYERCQRVIADVEDAESLFRQAAAQPSGKLRVDVPGRIGRLIIAPALPDFLNLYPQIDIDFGVTDRAVNLIEDSVDCVLRVGPLSDSGLIGRSIGKLPLINVASPAYLKRYGRPHTPDELASHLAINYSSPSSGRVEPWEWLEDDVLHAVHLPGRITVNSAEAYIACCLAGLGLIQIPAYDVHNHLEAGDLIEVMPRHRAQPMPMTLLYPHRQHLSRRLQVFADWLEALLKRHLLP from the coding sequence TTGGACCGGATAGACCTATTTCGAATTTTTACTCGTGTTGTCGAGTGTTCAAGTTTCACACGTGCCGCCAATACGCTTTCCATTCCGCGGTCTTCAGTCTCGGCGGCAATTCAGGAGTTGGAAGGGCGTATCGGCACACGACTGCTTCACCGCACGACCCGTAAAGTCTCTCCGACACACGATGGTGAGGCATTTTACGAACGCTGCCAGCGGGTCATAGCCGATGTCGAAGATGCCGAAAGTCTCTTTCGACAAGCAGCAGCACAGCCATCCGGAAAGCTCCGCGTTGATGTTCCGGGACGTATCGGTCGTCTGATAATAGCGCCTGCGTTGCCAGATTTTCTTAATCTTTATCCGCAGATCGACATTGATTTCGGGGTAACGGATCGTGCAGTGAACCTGATAGAGGACAGTGTTGACTGCGTTTTGCGTGTCGGCCCACTAAGCGACTCCGGCCTTATCGGGCGTTCAATTGGCAAGCTGCCTCTAATCAATGTTGCCAGCCCAGCTTACTTAAAGCGCTATGGCAGACCTCACACACCGGACGAACTCGCAAGCCATTTGGCAATTAACTATTCATCCCCATCAAGCGGTCGGGTTGAACCTTGGGAATGGCTAGAAGATGATGTGCTTCACGCGGTGCATCTGCCTGGGCGTATTACAGTAAATAGTGCGGAAGCGTACATCGCTTGTTGTTTAGCTGGTCTCGGCTTGATCCAAATCCCAGCATATGATGTGCACAATCATTTAGAAGCAGGTGATCTGATCGAAGTAATGCCACGACACCGCGCCCAACCTATGCCCATGACACTGCTCTATCCCCATCGCCAACATCTCTCACGACGGTTACAGGTCTTCGCTGACTGGCTTGAGGCTCTACTCAAGCGACATCTCCTTCCATAA
- a CDS encoding SDR family oxidoreductase has translation MTDHSIKGKTVFIAGGGKNLGGLLARDFAAHGAKAIAIHYNSVASKADAEATVAAVKAVGAEAIAFQADLTTADAVEKLFTDAVASIGRPDIAINTVGKVLKKPILDISEAEYDEMSAVNAKAAFFFIKEAGNHLNDNGKLLTLVTSLLGAFTPFYASYAGTKAPIEHFTRAASKEFGGRGISVTAIGPGPMDTPFFYPAEGDDAVAYHKTAAALSNFSKTGLTDIEDIVPYIRFMVSDGWWMTGQTILVNGGYTTK, from the coding sequence ATGACTGATCACAGCATCAAAGGTAAAACCGTCTTTATCGCTGGCGGTGGCAAAAACCTTGGCGGCTTGCTTGCACGCGATTTTGCCGCTCACGGTGCCAAAGCAATCGCTATTCACTACAATAGCGTTGCGAGCAAGGCAGATGCAGAAGCTACCGTAGCCGCTGTAAAAGCCGTTGGCGCTGAAGCAATCGCCTTTCAGGCCGATCTGACAACGGCCGATGCTGTCGAAAAGTTGTTTACAGACGCTGTAGCGTCAATCGGTCGTCCAGACATCGCGATTAATACGGTCGGCAAAGTGCTTAAAAAGCCGATTTTAGATATTTCGGAGGCTGAGTACGATGAAATGAGTGCAGTTAACGCTAAGGCCGCATTTTTCTTTATTAAAGAAGCAGGCAACCATCTCAATGATAATGGTAAGCTTTTGACGCTGGTCACCTCGCTATTGGGTGCCTTCACGCCATTTTATGCGAGTTATGCAGGTACCAAGGCCCCCATTGAGCATTTCACGAGGGCAGCCTCAAAGGAGTTTGGCGGTCGCGGCATCTCGGTCACAGCAATCGGACCTGGCCCGATGGATACGCCGTTTTTCTATCCGGCTGAAGGAGACGATGCGGTTGCTTATCACAAGACCGCTGCGGCACTGTCAAATTTCTCCAAAACAGGTCTCACCGATATTGAGGATATTGTTCCTTACATCCGCTTCATGGTTTCAGATGGCTGGTGGATGACCGGTCAGACTATTCTGGTCAATGGAGGGTATACGACGAAGTAA
- a CDS encoding GMC oxidoreductase has translation MGKNELSVVDAQLHLRESDNLYIVDGSVLPSLTCGTDSCRNSNSFRKLFCGFSN, from the coding sequence ATGGGCAAGAATGAGTTGTCCGTAGTGGACGCTCAATTGCATCTGCGAGAATCAGACAATCTCTACATTGTGGACGGATCTGTTCTACCAAGCCTGACTTGCGGGACCGATTCATGCCGCAATTCAAATAGTTTCCGAAAGCTTTTCTGTGGGTTTTCCAACTAA
- a CDS encoding ABC transporter permease, whose product MRLGTVLKIALLVLLCTFILKPEWFQSWLAPFTRNNAPAIYTQNSLLALTMNHLALVGIATLTATIIAVTLGILTTRPSGREFLPISRAVANIGQTFPPVAVLAIAVPIFGFGSIPAFIALLLYGLLPIFENTLTGLTELEPSVVDAGRGMGMTGRQLLFNVELPLALPVILSGVRLAAIISLSTATIGSTVAASTLGEVIVAGLLSGNTAFVLQGGFIVAALAILINAAFVYAERRLRSNAH is encoded by the coding sequence ATGAGACTGGGCACAGTCCTGAAGATCGCACTGCTGGTCCTGCTTTGTACTTTCATTCTGAAGCCGGAATGGTTTCAAAGCTGGTTGGCACCTTTCACCCGCAATAATGCACCGGCCATCTATACGCAGAACTCCCTGCTGGCACTGACCATGAACCATCTGGCGCTGGTCGGCATCGCAACACTGACTGCAACCATCATCGCCGTGACGCTCGGTATTTTAACGACGCGACCTAGCGGACGTGAATTCCTGCCGATCTCGCGCGCAGTGGCCAATATCGGCCAAACTTTTCCGCCGGTCGCAGTTCTCGCCATCGCTGTGCCGATCTTTGGCTTCGGCTCGATTCCTGCCTTCATCGCGCTTCTGCTTTATGGCTTGCTGCCGATCTTTGAAAACACGCTGACAGGTCTCACCGAGCTTGAACCATCCGTGGTTGATGCAGGACGTGGCATGGGCATGACCGGCCGACAATTGCTGTTTAATGTCGAACTGCCATTAGCTCTGCCGGTCATCCTGTCGGGCGTTCGTCTAGCCGCGATCATCTCGCTCTCCACTGCAACCATCGGCTCGACCGTCGCTGCAAGTACACTGGGTGAAGTTATTGTTGCAGGACTGTTATCGGGAAATACGGCTTTCGTTTTACAGGGGGGCTTTATCGTCGCAGCACTTGCGATCCTTATCAATGCGGCCTTCGTTTATGCTGAGCGAAGGTTGAGAAGCAACGCCCACTAA
- a CDS encoding ABC transporter ATP-binding protein: MIEISNITRIYGAQTAVDNVSLTIDAGDLAVIVGTSGSGKTTLMRMINRLVEPSHGVIKIDGKDNRELPPHILRRGIGYAIQGHGLFPHRTIAENIGTVPTLLGWDKAKISTRVDELLSLFHLDPAIYRNRMPHELSGGQQQRIGVARALASNPAILLMDEPFGALDPIIRDKAQEDLLAIQKHYGTTIVLVTHDMEEAIRLGSRIAVMDKGKLLQYATPEEIITKPATDFVHALLGGGSDRVFRLLSLETVDGLVETGGASGDAINSDMSLREALGASLWSGRTALPVSRDGQIIGRITRAAIEKHARRVA; this comes from the coding sequence ATGATCGAGATTTCAAACATCACCCGTATTTATGGCGCGCAAACGGCCGTCGACAATGTTTCGCTGACAATCGACGCGGGTGATTTGGCCGTCATCGTTGGCACGTCTGGCTCCGGCAAGACAACGCTGATGCGCATGATTAACCGCCTTGTCGAACCAAGCCATGGCGTGATCAAGATCGACGGCAAAGACAACCGAGAACTACCACCTCATATTCTGCGACGCGGCATCGGCTATGCCATTCAGGGCCATGGACTGTTTCCACACCGCACCATTGCGGAAAATATCGGCACAGTCCCCACGCTGCTCGGCTGGGACAAGGCTAAAATCTCCACGCGTGTGGATGAATTGCTATCACTGTTTCACCTCGATCCTGCGATCTATCGCAACCGTATGCCGCATGAACTTTCAGGCGGTCAGCAACAGCGTATTGGCGTTGCCCGTGCTTTGGCATCCAATCCAGCAATCCTCCTGATGGATGAGCCATTCGGTGCGCTTGACCCGATCATCCGCGACAAAGCTCAGGAAGATCTGCTGGCGATCCAGAAACATTATGGCACCACCATCGTGCTTGTTACCCATGATATGGAAGAAGCGATCCGCCTTGGCTCGCGTATTGCAGTGATGGATAAGGGCAAGTTGCTGCAATATGCAACGCCGGAAGAAATCATCACCAAACCAGCAACGGACTTTGTCCATGCCCTGCTCGGCGGTGGCAGTGACCGCGTATTCCGTCTGTTGTCGCTTGAAACCGTTGACGGTCTCGTCGAGACCGGCGGCGCGAGTGGTGATGCGATCAACAGTGACATGTCGCTGCGTGAAGCACTGGGCGCAAGCCTATGGTCAGGTCGCACCGCACTCCCTGTCAGCCGTGATGGTCAGATCATCGGCCGCATCACCCGCGCTGCAATTGAAAAGCACGCCCGGAGGGTCGCATGA
- a CDS encoding ABC transporter permease, whose product MQLAADRTAASHPRFAFDRLGLVISLIIIAAMFIQPFALVRPNRVAATAPVFIWNALPSLQAFALIVLSLVTALVMALRTQLTLRLGLLVITLVTLAIAIGWSATYLTPAGNNYARVSPGGSLWLILFALALAIGDTLVRMRLKPLSRLAALGIFVVLLGVFLYSGVWNDISILKEYASRRGAFMSALSTHAFLAIGSLIAAFIIATPIGILIHRVKRLRDAVLSFFNVIQTIPSMALFGVLIAPLAWVGANLPGARVLGIAGIGPAPAFIALVAYALLPIVSATVTGLDNVSPSVVDAARGVGMTRRQRLFSVELPLAFPVILTGIRVVLVQNIGLAVIAGLVGGGGLGMFVFQGIAQTATDLVLLGALPTVAMAFVAAILLDALIEISRGHQN is encoded by the coding sequence ATGCAATTAGCCGCAGACCGTACCGCCGCCTCTCACCCACGTTTTGCCTTTGACCGACTGGGGCTGGTAATTTCCCTCATCATCATTGCTGCGATGTTCATCCAGCCTTTTGCCCTCGTGCGTCCCAATCGCGTCGCGGCGACTGCACCAGTCTTTATTTGGAATGCCTTACCATCGTTACAGGCGTTTGCACTGATTGTCCTGTCGTTGGTCACTGCCCTCGTCATGGCGCTGCGCACGCAGCTGACATTGCGTCTTGGCCTTCTGGTAATCACCCTTGTTACGCTCGCCATCGCTATTGGCTGGAGCGCGACCTACCTTACACCGGCAGGCAATAATTATGCCCGTGTTTCGCCCGGCGGCAGCCTGTGGCTAATACTCTTTGCGCTGGCACTCGCCATTGGTGACACGCTTGTCCGCATGCGTCTCAAGCCGCTTTCACGGCTGGCAGCGCTAGGTATCTTCGTGGTCCTTCTTGGCGTGTTTCTCTATAGCGGCGTCTGGAACGACATTTCCATTCTCAAGGAGTATGCCTCTCGTCGCGGTGCGTTCATGAGCGCACTGAGCACTCACGCTTTTCTCGCGATCGGCTCCCTCATTGCAGCCTTCATCATCGCCACGCCAATCGGCATACTTATCCACCGCGTCAAGCGCCTGCGCGATGCTGTTCTGTCCTTCTTCAATGTCATCCAGACTATCCCATCCATGGCCCTGTTCGGCGTGCTGATTGCGCCGCTGGCATGGGTTGGCGCCAATCTGCCCGGTGCGAGAGTACTTGGCATCGCTGGTATCGGTCCAGCACCAGCCTTCATCGCTCTCGTCGCCTATGCACTTCTGCCCATCGTTTCAGCAACCGTTACCGGCCTTGATAATGTCTCGCCTTCCGTTGTGGACGCCGCTCGCGGTGTGGGCATGACCCGCCGCCAGCGCTTGTTCTCAGTGGAATTGCCGTTGGCGTTCCCCGTAATCCTCACCGGCATCCGCGTGGTGTTGGTGCAGAATATCGGCCTTGCGGTTATTGCCGGCCTTGTGGGCGGCGGAGGTCTTGGCATGTTCGTCTTTCAGGGCATCGCCCAGACAGCCACCGATCTGGTGTTGCTCGGTGCTTTGCCGACCGTTGCCATGGCCTTCGTCGCCGCCATCTTGCTTGACGCGCTGATAGAAATCAGCCGCGGCCACCAGAATTAG